DNA from Lemur catta isolate mLemCat1 chromosome 7, mLemCat1.pri, whole genome shotgun sequence:
GAAGGGACCTGGGAGAATCAGAACtcactctcctttctccttttgaTCATTTGCTGGTCCTTCCCTGTAGTCTCATTCATGCAGAAACCAGAAGGCAATGTAGCTCAGTTTCAGGGCACAGAACAGGACACAGAGGATGGCTAATATATATGGGGAGGGAAACAGACAATATCCCacacaaacaatgaaaaaaacgTACCAGGTCCCTACATTCATAGGGCTTATATTCTAGGAAAGCTGTCTTCAAACTGAAGTATGCAGACCCCTGGGGGTACATAATGACTTTCTAGGAGACACACTTGTATGGATAGTTTTATAGTAATTTCTTCCAGGTCTTCAACATCCATACACCTCTTTTCCAAAATTGATCTTGGGAATATGTCTAGTAGAGATAgcatttttgttcttctttcctaCCTCCCCTTTCCCACTGACTCTTCTCTCATGTTAAGAAAGAAAGCCATTCATTTTGCCCATCTTGAATCTTATTTTGGTACATTGTTCTGAATGAAAAATCCAGGGGgtcaaacaaaggaaaaaatcaaaatattgctGTGAGAGAAGTGGAAGGGACTGTGTGAAGTGCCTCTGCTAACTGAAACCTCATTGAAATTGTCAGAAATGTAAACGTTGGGTCCATGATACCAAAGTCAAGAGATATCCGATGGGCCAGCCTTCAGGGGAATCTAAAAAGTGTTTGtttaaagagaagggaaaaatgaaaatgttcatatttttgctAACTTTTGATTATTCATTTTGTCTGTAGGATAGAGGGACAATTCCTTAGTGAGGATTTCTTCAGGCTATCACCTCTTTTGTtgatctgtcttgctgctgggtTTGTCATCTTGAACCTTGTTTGGTGCAAGTATTTCTGTATATGATTTCTAAATTTACAGAAGTCAGTCTCTCAGATCACCTACTGAGTGCAACTAATAGCTCTGCACACAGAGGTCCAATATTTCTTCTCTAACCCAGCCCATTGTGTACAAGGCCATAGTCCATTTCACCTTGTCAGTTCTCACCATTGCAGTTTTTGCTTATAACTTCTTTCTACCTGGTAATCTATTGTTGCAAATACAGTGCCAAAACTTTACAATGGCATACATAAGTACAAACCTTCCATTTAAAACATCACCCCAATTCAGCAGGAAATAGCACAATGACTACATCACCCCTcttcccatagatatggaagggtaaaattgacagttgggaatatgtaacagaaagaatggaatagaaaggggtaaaaatattttctgtgtcatCAAAAACCCttcaccctttttgagaactaaaacctacatccctgcctcagaCCAGTGGTTGGGAGGAGCAGCGACATGTCCTTTAGTCTTTGTGCCACAAGAGATGGCTCACAGGAATTGCCTGGATGGAGGTCACAAGATtatcttagccaaagatgggactatgggattgatcagaacctttaaaagctctgcactTCTGCTCAAAAACAGGATGTTTGTACTTTGAGATGgaagtctgccaacctcctcatttgctggcagattaataaactcctcttttcttctcctcaaaaaaaaaaattggtatatgTGAAGCCTCCTTTTTCATGCTTATTCTCTTAAGGGTTAAATGCGACATTAGAAGTGGTATTTTTGTCTCTTCTGAATATTCTtgtgtaaaaaaacaaaaaaaaatgatattttgggCTCATGATAGAATATACTGAAATCAGATATATTGTAGTAAGGAGACCAAGAatagtaatttttctttgatgGCTTCATGTCTTTTAACTCCTGACAATTGTCAAACCAAAGACTTTTTCCTAAAGGAGAGtcctattaagaaaatcatagaGATTATTAGTAAGAAATATTGAAGGTGATACTGTCTAATTTCATCCATATGACAAATTTATGGCAACATCATGTACTCTTATCTACTTTAGAATTAGAatattaaagatttataaaaatcatgctgggaaataaaatgttttacaatgtGCATCCTCTGTGCATTTACATTAATTTCAGTAATGAGAAAAAGCTTAATGAGTATTTTCATTCACTTAGGTCTCAGTtgcatatttcatatttcaaaaattaagagaaaattttatgtttattccaACAGTTTAATGTTGCATATAAGaggaaaagtaatatatattgTTGAAAGTAAGTTAGTCATGAACATTTATTCAGCTGCAtgggaaaaacattttcttttttttaaaaccagcttTATAGAGGTACATTTGCATAGCATAAAGTTCTTTCATTAGCTTTTGATAAAGATTTGGGTCATGTAAATAGAGATTCTTTTATAATCCTGGTTGAAGTCTTTTACTCATCACTCTTCCACTAATTCTGgggtcatttattcatttctaccATCTATTTAAGAGTTTTCTTAAATAGACTAGTTTTACTTGATTAAGTTGTTAATAGCATAAACAATGCCTTCAACAAAAATCATTAATACACTTTTTAAACCCTGTACTCCCAAGTGACCTGGTACATTTGTTTTTGCTGTTACTCTTCACCAAACCCAGTCACATTTTAGCTTTGGGTATTTTATTCATCTAAAGACAAGtgagctaattaaaaaaatttgccCTATCCACGTCTTTGGGAGATGTATTTTAATACcaactttactctttttttttttccagatattcGTTCTgactcccaggctggagtgcagtgatgtgatcttggctcattgcaacctcctgggctcaaggagtcctcctgcctcagcctcctgaaaagctgggattacaggataGAGTTACCACACCGTGctaaaagttttactttttatgtttgaGAATTATTTGTCACAAATCTGTGAAATTCTTTGTTTTGCTTAGTTGTGTACTAAAAACTGAAATGATATCTGAACCCATGAGAAATCaggtgaaatttaaatttcaaatgtacaCACATATTTTGTGGCAGAAGCCATGTATGCAGAAGTTATAACTACGAAAAGGCTTGCATATACATTATGTAAGGAACTCTTGtaaaatcaacacaaaataaaaGGAGGCAAAAGCTTTGAGCAGACACTTTATAAACGTGAATATCCAAATAGTCAATAAAGCATGAAAAATGCATAACTTTGTTATTAATTGGGGAACTGCATACCTAAGCTATATAGAAATAGTGCTGTATATTCCAGCAtggccaaaattaaaaagactgataaaacTAAGTGTTGGTGAGTGTGAGAatcaactggaattctcatacattgctgataaGGGCATAAACTGgtatagaaacttttaaaaaccatgttGGCATTCTCTACTGGAGTTGCAAAAtgctatgacccagcaattctactcctagcaATGGAAATGTGTGTTTATGGTAATGGTCATGGTGTGCGGTAACACcaaaaacatatgcaaaaatgctcgTAGCAATACTATTTAAAACACTCCCAAGcaggaaataacccaaatgttcataagcataatggataaataaatgtgagatggtcatataatggaatattatacaacaATGAAAAGGAGCCAATATAGCTCCACATagtaacatggataaatcttaaaatatagtGTAGAATGAAGGAAGTCAGGCACAAAACATACATTGTGGGAAGAAGGCAGAAGGGGGAAATGTCAGGTGTTTGTAATGTTGTATACTTTGACCTAGGTgatggttattttatatttttttgtgatAGATTCATTGAGCTGTACAGGTACaatctctgtaattttttttagtgtaacTGTTATATTTTggtttaagaaagtaaaaaagaaaacgaTTAACTCATCTTTTATAGCTGCCTGAATCATTGAGAGTTATTCTCTCTTTCAGTGTGATATTGATAAATAAAGGGCTGCCAAAattgtccacatcctaatccctggaacctgggaatatattatcttatatggcaaaaaggactttgcaaatGCAATTCAATTATCAATGTCAGATATAAGGACatcatccaggtgggcccaatgtaatcacaagggccCACTGCGATCACAAaagtgaggcagtaggatcagtgGTAGAATGGCACAGCAAAATCCTTGACaggccattgctggctttgaagatggaaaggTGTCATCAGTCTAGGAATACAGCCAGTTTCTAGAAGCAGGAAATGGCAAAGAAATGGATTGTCCCATAGAGCCTTTAGAAGAAATAAAGCCCAGCAATAAATCTTTGCTGCTACCTCTGAAGTGTCGGTGAAAAAACACATCATGTTTATGTTTACTGAGAAGACAGTTCACGATCTGAGATTTGGAAGCAGAGAAGCCATTTCCAACTCTAATAAAGGACACAATAGGGGTAGAGACACGACACATCTGCTGAGTTTTGTAACTGCTCTTCTTCCCTTGCTGCCAGCTTCTCCTAATTTGTCTGAGTGACCACAGAGAAAATTCAATTTGAGAAGTGCAGGGATTAGGCACCACAAGAGGGAGGGCAAACTGACAAATGGAAAGTTTGGCTAAAGTATATTGTCTGGCAAAATCATCTGCACAGTGAAAAATTGCCATCTGAATATCCATTGGGTGAATGTGGGGTCAAAGTTTAGTGTCTGAAGGCTTAGTGGGACTACCACTGTCTTCAAATGGATCAAACACCTCATTTTCCTGATTAGAGGCACTTGGATAGACTTGGTGTTCTGGGTTTCGATCATCTTTGAAGACCAGGTATCTCAGCTTATAGTCTAGCATCATCAGCTTCTGCAGGAAATAGAAGGGAAGCTCCCGTTCAGAGCTGGGCTGGGTTTTGTACACAGAAGTCTTGTAGATCAGATGGAAGTTAGCTCTGCTCATCCTTTTTGGGTAGTCATGTTCTAGGCCTAGACGCTGGAGTAAGTCTAGGAAGGCTCCATTTTCTATCATCTcccatttcttattttcattatcatgtGGTTTAGAGTGCTGTTTCTTTCCATGGAAGAGACTCTGCAATTGTTTTCTCACCTCTTCCACTTGCAAAGAAGAGATGGTGCCTTCGTAATCTCCATCAATAAGCAATTGTAAGTCTTTCTCGAGGTTTTCCCAATCATGATCTGCTCCAGGTTTGGTGAGAACATGTTCAACTTCTTGAGAAAATGAGTTTCCCATGTGATGTCTTATTAATGCCATGCgttgtgttttctcttttggagATATAGCTGTGACTCCAGCTGTGGCTGTCAGAACTGTGAGCACCAGGAATGCTTGAGCCCTGTAgctgcaaatatttttgagctccTGGTATTTATTCTGTGCAGTTTGAATTTCATCCAGTAGGAAGTTTAACTCATCACACCCAAGGAGATGCTGGAAAGTATTGTTTTCCACATGATATCCTGCACCAGCTGCAATGGAAAGTAGCAAGAGCTGTGTGTCTGGCTGGTCTGTTTCTTGGAGGTTATTCAATAAGCAGCGGAGAGCCCTGCCGACCTCATAAGTGGCCTCTCTTTGAGATTTCTCCACTGTTTCTGGGGACTCAGATTTGACCTTTGCTTCCATGAGGTCATTCTGGgcttcttttaagattttaattaattcagAAAATTGGGAAATGTTGACTTGTTCTTGCTCTGGCTCTGACTCATAGATCCAGTGCACGAGGGAGTGAGCCTGAGGGAAGTTTGTTACTCTGTATATGTGAGGATCCAGAGGACATCCAACTgagatttaataaatttagttttataattgGGAGTCTCTGCAAAAGTTGACAATTTTTACTAGAAAATTCTCAGATCCCAATCTGTGAGGCATATGTAAATCCAAGGGTGATGACTTTCTATAGTTTACTCAACTATTTGCTTgagattttcagttttttaaacaGCTCACCTAAAGTAGGTATCTTCCAAGATTTCTCATCCTCTAGGAAAGCCCTGCCCTTCATCCTATCACTTAGTAATTCCTCTTCATCCTGGATGTGGGCAGTACGGCGAGTCATAGTAATGTAGCAGGCTTTCAGATAGTCAGCCACCCCTTGAGGATACTTAAAATCACTTCTGTGGTTGAAGAGGATGATGTCCCAAATGGGTACCAGATGAAGTCCCCGGTCAATGACAAACCAGGTTTGATTGCTGGCAATGAGGCCAGCTTTCCACTGGACAAAGCCATTTGCTTCTGGTGGGCCACCTGTCTGGGCCACAGAAAATTGGACTTCAGCTTGGAGATTTTTGGAAGTTTTATTCTGAGAGGTTGTGTTTGAATCAGAGCCTGACACATTCACACCTCCAGCACCTTTCGCTATAGGTGTACCGAAGCTGCCACTTATGAAAGCATCCAGGGCCTTTGCTGACTGCTGTTTCACTTCTTTCAACTGCTCACTGTGGAAACCCTCTGAAACGGCTTTCCACCAGTAGATGCCCCCCAGGTGCAGAGGGCCTTGGTTAGCATGAGAGCCAAACCTGTGGAAGAAGCTTTTAGCCCTGTGTCTCAGTAAGGAGGATCTGTCTGAGCCTGTTGTCTTATCCAGAAGGTCTTCAATGTATTTTAATTCCTGGAGAGCAGCCTTGGATAACTGGAGCTGATCAATGGCAAAGTAGCAGGAGGCCAGGGGGATGTAGCTGAACTTGGTTGAGCACAAATAAGAATGCTCAGAATGTTTTCGTCGAGTTGTCTTGTATTTTGAATGTATGCTGCCACCAAAACCAGCTTCGAGACTACCTCCCCAACCTTCACCCTTGCCTGAGATAATTGCACTAAATCCCcccttctctattttcttagtGAACATGGATTCTTCTTCATAAGATGTAAATTCTACTGTTTCCATTCGTATGCCCTGCCTAGGACCAAAGAGTGAGAAGTCTCTGGGGACTTTGAGTAGGTTCTCATTCTTCTCCATCAGGCCCCCTTGGTCAGTGGTTTTGTAAATTCCATGGAGGGCCAGCCCTCCAGATGCCCAGCTCACCAAATCTTTATCTGGGAGATTTTCCCGCTGGGATAGTTCCAGGTTTGTGAGTTCAAGTTGTTTCTGCATGTTGTCTATGACTTCTTTTAGGGATGTTTTAGAAGGTAGCCAGTACTCTTTGGGGATGTCCATTGCTTCCCTCAGCTCTGCTTGTTTGCTCATTACTGCTTCTGTGTTTCGCTGCTTTCCTTGTGACATCAAGTCCTTCAGCTCCTTCAGCGCTTGTGCTGCCTgctcttgctttttatttctcttctctatcCGAGACTTCTGTAACTCTGACAGTCTATTTGAGTGTGCCAGGTTCAGAAGCTTTTCCAAGGCCCTTTCCTCCCATGGATATTTTGCCTGGGATTTCAGCTTCTGGAGGTCTTTTTCTTCTATGTGTTGTAAGGCCTGGGGACATGTCACACCCAGGTCTTCCTGAAGCTTAAGAAGCCAGTACTCAACAGTCAGGCCTACTTCTTCCAGCATCTCTTGGAGATCTTGCGTCCTTTTGTCTCTGGGAACAGGATCGACAGGGGTGTGTTCTGCTGTGGCCATGGCTGTGTGAAAAACAGACACTCAGTTAGCATGACTGTGTTCTGACCTTAGATAGTGTCAACCACATGGCCAGAAGGTTGAGTATACTCAAAATGAAAGTCCCCAAGGCTTTCTCATTCCCCTCCTTTAATTGTGCCAACACATATTTTTTGTTAAcacctttttttgtgtgtgtgcaagacATCACTGTGGGTGTTCTCAACATGGATAGCCTTTTTAGTTGTCAGGGTGAGTTGCAACTTAATAGCCTGATTTTGGCACTTCTCCTTATACAGGATAAGTTGCAGGGAAAGCATTAAG
Protein-coding regions in this window:
- the LOC123642370 gene encoding interferon-induced very large GTPase 1-like; this translates as MATAEHTPVDPVPRDKRTQDLQEMLEEVGLTVEYWLLKLQEDLGVTCPQALQHIEEKDLQKLKSQAKYPWEERALEKLLNLAHSNRLSELQKSRIEKRNKKQEQAAQALKELKDLMSQGKQRNTEAVMSKQAELREAMDIPKEYWLPSKTSLKEVIDNMQKQLELTNLELSQRENLPDKDLVSWASGGLALHGIYKTTDQGGLMEKNENLLKVPRDFSLFGPRQGIRMETVEFTSYEEESMFTKKIEKGGFSAIISGKGEGWGGSLEAGFGGSIHSKYKTTRRKHSEHSYLCSTKFSYIPLASCYFAIDQLQLSKAALQELKYIEDLLDKTTGSDRSSLLRHRAKSFFHRFGSHANQGPLHLGGIYWWKAVSEGFHSEQLKEVKQQSAKALDAFISGSFGTPIAKGAGGVNVSGSDSNTTSQNKTSKNLQAEVQFSVAQTGGPPEANGFVQWKAGLIASNQTWFVIDRGLHLVPIWDIILFNHRSDFKYPQGVADYLKACYITMTRRTAHIQDEEELLSDRMKGRAFLEDEKSWKIPTLGELFKKLKISSK